Proteins encoded by one window of Gambusia affinis linkage group LG17, SWU_Gaff_1.0, whole genome shotgun sequence:
- the ggcx gene encoding vitamin K-dependent gamma-carboxylase has product METREATAGAFVGTDKKKKSAKKDAAPKAVKPQTKSRMEEIFGFRKEDLSSWDNLVALLNRPTDPASLGIFRCMFGLLMAIDVTQERGLSHLDYKYLDGVPVCRFPLFNFLEPLPLDWMYVVYLVMFLGAVGIMLGCFYRLSCLMFISTYWYIFFLDKTAWNNHSYLYGLIGFQLTIMDGNRYWSLDGLRKPSIRNAHVPLWNYTLLRMQIFIVYFIAGVKKLDADWVEGYSMSYLAHHWLFDPFKVILPVELVSLLVVHGGGLILDLTAGYLLFFDATRPVAFFFVSYFHCMNSQLFSIGMFAYTMLATSPLFCYADWPRRFFARFPSLLSGVLPFTTEEVQPSTSCLYPEIHSNERPGTQNPAKASKMRFKHKLGAVFTILYIAEQFFMPYSHFITQGYNNWTNGLYGYSWDMMVHSRSHQHVKITYKDGKTGEIGYLNPGVFTQSRRWKDHGDMLKQYATCLSGLLPRYNISHPEIYFDIWVSINERFQQRIFDPRVDIVKAEWSPFKPNPWLMPLLVDLSPWRTKFQEIEGSLDNQTEIVFIADFPGLHLENFVSEDLGNTSIHVLQGQVNVEIVEEKKNHTLQPGDQIKVPAGAYHKVYTISESPSCYMYVYVNTTEAVLLQNFTKLQELQERIRNGTETEPLPPELQPLMAAEDDREAEVNATDPVVQLFLKRQRRMKEVKKRREAGVLERLDRFAVKKYYTIRRGFLMTAIAIRNLAVGLPPVEQLRSEVAFANMKEPEAEAEPDETLKREVGHAEL; this is encoded by the exons aTGGAGACGAGAGAAGCTACTGCAG GTGCTTTTGTTGGCAccgacaaaaagaaaaaatctgcaaagaaggATGCAGCCCCTAAAGCAGTGAAACCACAGACTAAAAGCAGAATGGAGGAAATCTTTGGCTTCAGGAAAGAGGACCTGAGCTCCTGGGATAACCTGGTGGCCCTTCTGAACCGACCCACTGACCCTGCATCTCTGGGCATCTTCCGCTGCATGTTTG GTTTGCTTATGGCTATAGACGTCACACAGGAGAGGGGCCTCAGCCACCTGGATTACAAATATCTAGATGGGGTCCCCGTGTGCCGATTTCCTCTTTTCAATTTCTTAGAGCCCCTCCCGCTGGATTGGATGTATGTGGTGTATCTGGTGATGTTCCTCG gtgCAGTGGGCATCATGCTGGGCTGTTTCTACCGTCTCTCATGCCTCATGTTCATCTCGACGTACTGGTACATCTTCTTCCTGGACAAAACAGCGTGGAACAATCACTCGTATCTCTACGGTCTCATTGGGTTTCAGCTCACCATCATGGACGGCAACAGATACTG GTCGCTGGATGGATTACGAAAACCTTCCATAAGAAATGCTCATGTTCCTCTGTGGAATTACACCTTACTGAGGATGCAG AtctttattgtatattttattgctgGAGTGAAAAAATTGGACGCAGACTGGGTGGAGGGATATTCCATGTCTTACCTGGCACACCACTGGCTCTTTGATCCTTTCAA agtgaTTCTTCCTGTGGAGTTAGTGAGTCTGCTGGTGGTGCACGGAGGCGGTCTAATTCTGGATCTCACCGCCggatatttgctgttttttgatGCCACACGGCCAGTCGCGTTTTTCTTCGTGTCTTATTTCCACTGCATGAACTCTCAGCTGTTCAGCATCG GGATGTTCGCCTACACCATGTTGGCAACAAGTCCTCTCTTCTGCTACGCTGATTGGCCGAGGAGATTCTTTGCACGCTTCCCATCTTTGCTCAGCGGAGTCCTGCCGTTCACCACAGAGGAGGTTCAGCCCAGCACTTCCTGCCTTTACCCTGAAATCCACAGCAACGAACGTCCAGGGACACAAAATCCTGCAAAAGCTTCCAAAATGAGATTTAAGCACAAGCTGGGAGCTGTTTTTACTATTCTTTACATAGCCGAGCAGTTTTTCATGCCTTATTCGCACTTCATCACACAG GGTTACAATAACTGGACTAATGGTTTGTATGGATACTCCTGGGACATGATGGTCCACTCCCGCAGCCATCAGCACGTGAAAATTACCTACAAAGATGGGAAAACAGGGGAAATCGGATATCTGAACCCAGGG GTGTTTACTCAGAGTCGCCGCTGGAAAGATCACGGAGACATGCTGAAGCAGTACGCCACCTGTCTCAGCGGGTTGCTCCCACGCTACAACATCTCTCATCCTGAAATCTACTTTGATATCTGGGTGTCGATCAACGAGCGCTTCCAGCAAAG GATCTTTGATCCTCGCGTGGACATCGTGAAGGCAGAGTGGTCGCCTTTCAAACCAAACCCGTGGCTGATGCCCCTGCTGGTTGACCTCTCACCCTGGAGGACCAAGTTCCAGGAGATTGAGGGAAGTCTGGACAATCAGACTGAGATCGTCTTCATTGCAGATTTTCCAG GTCTCCATTTGGAGAACTTTGTGAGTGAAGACCTGGGCAACACCAGCATCCATGTGCTGCAAGGGCAGGTGAATGTTGAGATagtggaggagaagaagaaccaCACTCTGCAGCCTGGTGACCAGATAAAG GTTCCAGCAGGGGCTTATCATAAAGTGTACACCATATCTGAGAGCCCTTCCTGCTACATGTATGTCTACGTCAACACCACAGAGGCAGTGCTGCTGCAGAACTTCACCAAACTGCAGGAGCTTCAAGAGCGCATTCGCAATGGAACAG AAACCGAGCCTCTCCCTCCTGAGCTGCAGCCTCTCATGGCGGCAGAGGATGACAGAGAGGCGGAGGTCAACGCCACCGACCCCGTCGTACAGCTGTTCCTGAAGAGGCAGCGTCGGATGAAGGAGGTGAAGAAACGCAGGGAGGCGGGAGTGCTGGAGCGACTGGATCGATTCGCTGTTAAAAAATACTACACAATACGGAGGGG ATTTCTAATGACAGCCATTGCAATAAGAAACCTGGCGGTAGGCCTCCCCCCTGTGGAGCAGCTGAGGAGTGAAGTAGCCTTTGCCAACATGAAGGAACCTGAAGCAGAAGCCGAGCCAGACGAGACGCTCAAACGTGAAGTTGGTCACGCAGAACTTTAA
- the snx24 gene encoding sorting nexin-24 has product MHPIRLSIPSFRSENSSVEKGFTVFKIDVLVNGRLHSVEKRYSEFHALHKMLKKSIKPPEIPSKHVRNWVPKVLEQRRHGLELYLQTVIMENEVLPKIFLDFLNVRHFPSVPKTESCGSFDTESMESSKLSHQPVVVYLRDPYLLPSAHDVFSNVVIEGVVDGVFYPDFQQR; this is encoded by the exons ATGCACCCGATCCGACTGTCGATCCCGTCGTTCCGTTCGGAGAACAGCTCAGTGGAGAAAGGATTCACG GTCTTCAAAATTGACGTGCTGGTGAACGGCCGACTGCACAGTGTTGAGAAACGCTACAGTGAATTCCACGCTTTGCACAAAATG ctgaaaaaaagcataaaacctCCTGAAATCCCTTCGAAGCATGTCAGAAACTGGGTCCCTAAAGTTCTGGAGCAGAGGAGGCACGGCCTGGAGCTCTACCTGCAG actgTAATTATGGAAAATGAGGTCCTCCCAAAGATATTCCTGGATTTCCTCAACGTCCGCCATTTTCCTTCAGTgccaaaaacagaaagctgtGG CTCCTTTGACACTGAATCAATGGAGTCAAG TAAACTGTCTCATCAGCCAGTGGTGGTTTACCTCAGAGATCCATACCTGCTTCCTTCTGCACACG ATGTCTTTTCCAACGTTGTGATTGAAGGCGTGGTGGACGGCGTTTTCTACCCAGATTTTCAGCAGAGGTAG
- the gmcl1 gene encoding germ cell-less protein-like 1 isoform X2 has protein sequence MGNLSSRFQSSCQGPEEAAEGAISSRRQGCECKKRKRNAPCDCDSEQEDEDDILDTPRRKKLKSTSKYIYQTLFLNGENSDIRICALGQEWNLHKVYLCQSGYFSSMFSGSWKESNMMEINLEIPDQNIDAEALQVVFGSLYRDDVLIKPSRVISILAAACMLQLDGLIQQCGETMKENISAKTVCGYYACASIYGLDSVMKKCLEWLLNNLMTHQNVDLMKEIGADVMEQLIQSSDLFVMQVEMDVYTALKKWMFLQLNSSWDGPIKQLLADADAWLCKRRTDLCEKEPFLNTEEGAPFHSVFRLVRLQYIINDLASARILERDNILPPEWLTAMYKNQWFAMLRTEFDNDNGPQEPNKDEFEKNSMRCGRKLNKDGDYCWRWTGFNFGFDLLVTYTNRFIVFKRNTLSQPCGGAVSLQSRRHLAYRLRLASFDSRGKLVCSRSTGYQLLTLEKDQEYVVMNLDSRLLSFPLYVCCNFLYTSPHSDHRPDSSEPESATRVAS, from the exons ATGGGAAACCTGAGCAGCAGGTTCCAGTCCTCCTGTCAGGGACCTGAGGAAGCAGCAGAAGGTGCGATCAGCAGCCGAAGACAAGGGTGTGAGTGTAAGAAGAGGAAGCGAAATGCTCCGTGTGACTGCGACAGCGAACAGGAGGACGAAGACGACATACTAGACACACCTCGCAG GAAGAAATTGAAAAGCACCTCAAAGTACATTTATCAGACCTTGTTTCtaaatggagaaaatagtgaTATTCGTATCTGTGCTTTGGGGCAGGAGTGGAACCTCCATAAAGTGTACCTTTGTCAG TCTGGATATTTCTCCAGCATGTTCAGTGGCTCTTGGAAGGAGTCCAACATGATGGAAATCAACTTGGAGATTCCCGACCAGAACATCGACGCTGAAG CTCTGCAAGTCGTCTTTGGATCTCTGTACCGGGATGATGTTCTGATCAAGCCCAGTCGGGTCATCAGTATTCTCGCTGCTGCATGCATGCTACAGCTG GACGGCTTGATCCAGCAGTGCGGTGAAACCATGAAGGAAAACATCAGCGCCAAGACTGTGTGTGGCTACTACGCTTGTGCCAGCATTTACGGCCTGGATTCAGTCATGAAGAA GTGCCTTGAATGGCTTCTGAACAATTTGATGACCCATCAAAATGTTGACTTGATGAAAGAAATTGG GGCTGATGTGATGGAGCAGCTCATCCAGTCCTCAGACCTATTCGTCATGCAGGTGGAGATGGATGTGTACACTGCTCTGAAGAAG TGGATGTTTCTGCAGCTAAACTCTTCATGGGACGGTCCAATCAAGCAGCTTCTGGCCGATGCCGACGCTTGGCTTTGCAAGCGCAGGACAG ACCTGTGTGAAAAGGAGCCATTCTTAAACACGGAGGAAGGGGCGCCGTTTCACTCCGTCTTCAGGCTCGTCCGTCTCCAGTACATCATCAACGATCTCGCATCTGCTCGCATCCTGGAGAGAGACAATATTCTGCCCCCTG AGTGGCTAACTGCGATGTACAAAAACCAGTGGTTTGCTATGCTCCGGACAGAATTTGACAACGATAACGG ACCTCAGGAGCCCAACAAAGATGAGTTTGAGAAGAACAGCATGAGGTGTGGCAGGAAGCTGAATAAAGATGGAGAT TACTGCTGGAGGTGGACGGGCTTCAACTTCGGGTTTGACCTGTTGGTCACTTACACAAACCGCTTCATAGTCTTTAAAAGGAATACACTGAGTCAGCCATGTGGGGGCGCTGTGAGTCTACAATCACGGAGACATCTGGCTTACAG GTTACGTCTCGCCTCCTTTGACAGTCGAGGGAAGCTGGTCTGCAGTCGCTCTACGGGTTACCAGCTCCTCACCCTGGAGAAGGACCAG GAGTACGTGGTGATGAACCTGGACAGCCGGTTGCTGTCGTTCCCCCTGTATGTGTGCTGTAACTTCCTGTATACCTCGCCTCATTCAGACCACCGTCCAGATTCCTCGGAGCCAGAAAGTGCCACTCGCGTTGCGTCTTGA
- the loxa gene encoding protein-lysine 6-oxidase yields MGRRVFGPFGTFYACFCLFVVLLQIASSQRNPGAQPRNDQRGAFRQTLQWSHNGKVFSLLSQGSEYVPPKRRGAAQEQEQARPVTIIRDADVRHQEARSHPQQQQQPPRSLLTIVRGQEHQEHLHRERPAESTGAQGNRTVNDTRDVNVSPPLPRASDMMVGDDPYDPYKSIDFDNPYYNHYDVYERPRPRSRPGYGTRYHQYGLPDLVPDPYYVQASAYVQRAPMYNLRCAAEENCLSSSAYRARDYDTRVLLRFPQKVKNQGTADFLPSRPRYSWEWHSCHQHFHSMDEFSHYELLDSSTQHSVAEGHKASFCLEDTSCDYGYYRRYACTSHTQGLSPGCYDTYNADIDCQWIDITDVQPGQYTLKVCARQAIFAYIKTQQ; encoded by the exons ATGGGAAGGCGCGTGTTTGGCCCATTTGGCACTTTTTACGCatgcttctgtttatttgttgtgcTCCTGCAAATTGCTAGCTCCCAGAGAAACCCGGGAGCGCAACCAAGAAATGACCAAAGAGGTGCTTTTCGGCAGACGCTGCAGTGGTCTCACAACGGGAAGGTTTTCAGCCTTTTAAGCCAAGGCTCGGAGTACGTGCCGCCGAAGCGCAGAGGCGCAGCGCAAGAACAAGAGCAGGCGCGACCTGTCACCATCATCCGGGATGCGGACGTGAGACATCAGGAAGCCCGGAGTCacccacagcagcagcagcagccgcccCGCAGCCTCCTGACGATTGTGAGAGGGCAAGAACATCAGGAGCATCTTCACCGGGAACGACCCGCGGAGAGCACCGGGGCGCAGGGGAACCGCACTGTCAACGACACCCGAGATGTCAATGTCAGCCCGCCTCTACCCAGAGCCAGTGACATGATGGTCGGTGATGATCCGTACGATCCTTACAAGTCCATCGACTTTGACAATCCATATTACAATCATTATGATGTTTACGAGAGACCAAGACCGAGGTCAAGACCCGGATATGGTACAAGGTATCATCAGTATG GTCTTCCTGATCTTGTGCCAGATCCATACTATGTTCAAGCCTCTGCTTATGTCCAAAGAGCACCAATGTACAACCTGAGATGTGCAGCTGAGGAAAACTGTTTGTCAAG CTCAGCCTATCGAGCGAGAGACTACGACACCAGAGTGCTGCTGAGGTTTCCTCAGAAAGTCAAGAACCAAGGCACAGCTGACTTCCTCCCCAGCAGGCCACGCTACTCCTGGGAGTGGCACAGCTGCCACCA GCATTTCCACAGCATGGACGAGTTCAGCCACTATGAGCTGCTGGACTCCTCTACTCAGCACTCGGTGGCAGAGGGCCACAAGGCTAGCTTCTGCTTGGAAGACACCTCCTGTGACTATGGATACTACCGGAGATATGCCTGCACGTCACACACACAG GGTCTGAGCCCAGGATGTTATGACACTTACAACGCAGACATCGATTGTCAGTGGATCGACATCACAGATGTGCAACCTGGACAATACACCCTCAAGGTTTGTGCCAGACAGGCTATCTTTGCCT aTATTAAGACACAGCAGTGA
- the pcyox1 gene encoding prenylcysteine oxidase 1: MTLRTLSLRTLLFLGLWHSGRRSLASAPELLEQPKKIAVIGAGIGGTAAAYYLREEFGPVVKIDVFESGIVGGRLATVKMGDYEYETGGSVIHPLNLHMKQLIEKIGIPQRRSVPSKMAIFDGKELVFEESDWFIVNFFRMLWRYGFSFVRMQMWVESVLDKFMRIYQYQQYGYSFSTVEKLLHAMGGDGFLTLMNQTLEEAMMGDGFSQAFINDIVAPIARVNYGQSVRINGFVGAVSLAGADSGLWAVDGGNKRVCSGLLYHSKSDLIPAKVGSISMKTRPSKRGSTVSYYEVNYVGASGSAHSLYDIVVIATPLHQGKSDITFSGFSPPIPTHFPGLYHQTVATLVHGTLNVSYLGSAEAASEFTVSEILTTDSKGCAINSLSSLDPVHIPDGYKRPPASRPKVWKVFSSESLTPEQLQRMFLSYDSVSETPWLAYPSYRPPHRKTPPFVLHNRLYYLNAVEWAASAMEMSAISARNAALLAHHRWHEQTSKIDQEDLHTRLRGEL; encoded by the exons ATGACATTACGCACTCTTTCACTGCGAACCCTGCTGTTCCTGGGGCTTTGGCACTCTGGGAGGAGAAGTTTGGCCTCAGCTCCGGAGCTGCTGGAACAGCCCAAGAAAATAG CTGTGATCGGCGCAGGGATCGGCGGAACAGCCGCAGCCTATTACCTGAGGGAGGAGTTTGGACCCGTTGTCAAGATCGATGTGTTTGAGTCAGGGATAGTTGGAGGGCGCCTGGCAACGGTGAAGATGGGGGATTATGAGTATGAGACTGGAGGCTCTGTGATCCACCCTCTGAACCTACACATGAAGCAGTTGATTGAAAAAATAG GTATTCCACAGAGGAGAAGCGTCCCCTCTAAAATGGCGATCTTCGATGGGAAAGAGCTGGTGTTTGAAGAGAGCGACTGGTTCATTGTTAACTTCTTCAGGATGCTCTGGCGCTACGGATTCAGTTTCGTCCGCATGCAGATGTGGGTGGAGAGCGTTCTGGACAAATTTATGAG AATCTACCAGTATCAGCAGTATGGATACTCGTTCTCCACTGTGGAGAAGCTCTTGCATGCCATGGGAGGCGACGGCTTCCTCACCCTGATGAATCAAACTCTAGAGGAGGCCATGATGGGAGATGGATTTTCACAGGCCTTCATCAACGATATTGTTGCACCCATAGCACGTGTAAACTACGGCCAAAGCGTCCGCATCAATGGCTTTGTGG GGGCGGTGTCGTTAGCTGGGGCGGACTCAGGCCTGTGGGCAGTGGACGGTGGCAATAAGAGAGTGTGCTCTGGACTCCTTTACCACAGCAAAAGTGATCTCATCCCTGCTAAAGTTGGCTCCATTTCAATGAAGACCCGACCATCAAAGAGAG GAAGCACCGTCTCTTACTACGAGGTCAACTACGTCGGAGCATCCGGCTCGGCGCACTCTCTGTATGACATCGTCGTCATAGCGACGCCACTTCATCAGGGGAAGTCTGACATCACGTTCTCCGGGTTCTCCCCTCCCATCCCGACTCACTTCCCGGGTCTCTACCACCAGACGGTGGCCACCCTGGTGCACGGCACGCTGAACGTGTCCTACCTGGGGAGCGCCGAGGCCGCCTCCGAGTTCACCGTGTCCGAAATCCTCACCACCGACTCCAAGGGCTGCGCCATCAACAGCCTGAGCTCTCTGGACCCCGTGCACATCCCCGACGGCTACAAGCGACCCCCGGCGAGCCGCCCTAAAGTCTGGAAGGTGTTCTCCTCGGAATCGCTGACCCCGGAGCAGCTGCAGCGAATGTTTCTGTCCTACGATTCCGTGTCCGAGACGCCGTGGCTCGCCTACCCGTCATACCGTCCGCCGCACCGGAAGACGCCGCCCTTCGTCCTGCACAACCGGCTGTACTACCTCAACGCCGTGGAGTGGGCGGCCAGCGCCATGGAAATGAGCGCCATCTCGGCCCGGAACGCGGCCCTGCTGGCTCATCACCGCTGGCACGAACAGACCAGCAAGATCGACCAGGAGGACCTGCACACGCGACTCAGAGGAGAACTCTGA
- the fam136a gene encoding protein FAM136A, which produces MAEAHQTRVQRVVEEMVQSLEREHIRNMQGRMFKCSADCCGRPSDSMTQVHQCIEKCHTPLAQAQGLVTSELEKFQDRLTRCTMHCNDKAKDLFDSGSKEPAVRSLMDRCVGSCVDDHINLVPSMTRRLKENLDSIPQ; this is translated from the exons ATGGCAGAGGCACACCAGACACGCGTGCAGAGGGTGGTGGAAGAAATGGTCCAATCTCTGGAGAGGGAACACATCCGGAACATGCAG GGACGCATGTTCAAATGCAGCGCAGACTGCTGCGGCCGTCCCTCTGACTCCATGACTCAGGTGCATCAGTGTATCGAGAAATGCCACACTCCTTTGGCCCAGGCTCAGGGGCTGGTCACCTCAGAGCTGGAGAAGTTTCAG GACCGTCTGACCAGATGCACGATGCACTGCAACGACAAGGCGAAGGATCTGTTCGACTCCGGATCGAAGGAGCCGGCCGTCCGATCGCTCATGGACCGCTGTGTGGGCAGCTGTGTGGACGACCACATTAACCTGGTCCCTAGCATGACCCGGAGGCTCAAGGAGAACCTGGACTCTATACCGCAGTGA
- the gmcl1 gene encoding germ cell-less protein-like 1 isoform X1 — protein MCVEMGNLSSRFQSSCQGPEEAAEGAISSRRQGCECKKRKRNAPCDCDSEQEDEDDILDTPRRKKLKSTSKYIYQTLFLNGENSDIRICALGQEWNLHKVYLCQSGYFSSMFSGSWKESNMMEINLEIPDQNIDAEALQVVFGSLYRDDVLIKPSRVISILAAACMLQLDGLIQQCGETMKENISAKTVCGYYACASIYGLDSVMKKCLEWLLNNLMTHQNVDLMKEIGADVMEQLIQSSDLFVMQVEMDVYTALKKWMFLQLNSSWDGPIKQLLADADAWLCKRRTDLCEKEPFLNTEEGAPFHSVFRLVRLQYIINDLASARILERDNILPPEWLTAMYKNQWFAMLRTEFDNDNGPQEPNKDEFEKNSMRCGRKLNKDGDYCWRWTGFNFGFDLLVTYTNRFIVFKRNTLSQPCGGAVSLQSRRHLAYRLRLASFDSRGKLVCSRSTGYQLLTLEKDQEYVVMNLDSRLLSFPLYVCCNFLYTSPHSDHRPDSSEPESATRVAS, from the exons ATGTGTGTAGAGATGGGAAACCTGAGCAGCAGGTTCCAGTCCTCCTGTCAGGGACCTGAGGAAGCAGCAGAAGGTGCGATCAGCAGCCGAAGACAAGGGTGTGAGTGTAAGAAGAGGAAGCGAAATGCTCCGTGTGACTGCGACAGCGAACAGGAGGACGAAGACGACATACTAGACACACCTCGCAG GAAGAAATTGAAAAGCACCTCAAAGTACATTTATCAGACCTTGTTTCtaaatggagaaaatagtgaTATTCGTATCTGTGCTTTGGGGCAGGAGTGGAACCTCCATAAAGTGTACCTTTGTCAG TCTGGATATTTCTCCAGCATGTTCAGTGGCTCTTGGAAGGAGTCCAACATGATGGAAATCAACTTGGAGATTCCCGACCAGAACATCGACGCTGAAG CTCTGCAAGTCGTCTTTGGATCTCTGTACCGGGATGATGTTCTGATCAAGCCCAGTCGGGTCATCAGTATTCTCGCTGCTGCATGCATGCTACAGCTG GACGGCTTGATCCAGCAGTGCGGTGAAACCATGAAGGAAAACATCAGCGCCAAGACTGTGTGTGGCTACTACGCTTGTGCCAGCATTTACGGCCTGGATTCAGTCATGAAGAA GTGCCTTGAATGGCTTCTGAACAATTTGATGACCCATCAAAATGTTGACTTGATGAAAGAAATTGG GGCTGATGTGATGGAGCAGCTCATCCAGTCCTCAGACCTATTCGTCATGCAGGTGGAGATGGATGTGTACACTGCTCTGAAGAAG TGGATGTTTCTGCAGCTAAACTCTTCATGGGACGGTCCAATCAAGCAGCTTCTGGCCGATGCCGACGCTTGGCTTTGCAAGCGCAGGACAG ACCTGTGTGAAAAGGAGCCATTCTTAAACACGGAGGAAGGGGCGCCGTTTCACTCCGTCTTCAGGCTCGTCCGTCTCCAGTACATCATCAACGATCTCGCATCTGCTCGCATCCTGGAGAGAGACAATATTCTGCCCCCTG AGTGGCTAACTGCGATGTACAAAAACCAGTGGTTTGCTATGCTCCGGACAGAATTTGACAACGATAACGG ACCTCAGGAGCCCAACAAAGATGAGTTTGAGAAGAACAGCATGAGGTGTGGCAGGAAGCTGAATAAAGATGGAGAT TACTGCTGGAGGTGGACGGGCTTCAACTTCGGGTTTGACCTGTTGGTCACTTACACAAACCGCTTCATAGTCTTTAAAAGGAATACACTGAGTCAGCCATGTGGGGGCGCTGTGAGTCTACAATCACGGAGACATCTGGCTTACAG GTTACGTCTCGCCTCCTTTGACAGTCGAGGGAAGCTGGTCTGCAGTCGCTCTACGGGTTACCAGCTCCTCACCCTGGAGAAGGACCAG GAGTACGTGGTGATGAACCTGGACAGCCGGTTGCTGTCGTTCCCCCTGTATGTGTGCTGTAACTTCCTGTATACCTCGCCTCATTCAGACCACCGTCCAGATTCCTCGGAGCCAGAAAGTGCCACTCGCGTTGCGTCTTGA